The Rhododendron vialii isolate Sample 1 chromosome 1a, ASM3025357v1 region TCATCCCATATAATCAACGAAGCTGATTTTAATAAGGACGCTAAAGCTGATTGTTTGCTTACATTACAAGACAATCTACCTTCACCATCTATTGGTATTTTGAATCTTGAATGAGCAGTTCGTCCATTTGGTAATATGGATGCTGCCACACCAGAAGTGGCTGTTGCTAAGGCAATTAAATTTCGTGATCTAACAACGGCAAGCAAAGAACGATACAGGAATGTTTTCCCTGTTCCACCTGGGCCATCGATGAAGAATGACATAGGTTTTTCGAAAGTAACTGCTTCTAATATGTCATTAAAAGCTATTAGCTGTTCCTTGTTTAAGTTTGCTGAATTTTGCAAGTCTATTTCTGAGACCCTAATGTTTTTCTCATCTTGGATTTCCTTACAAACTGTGGTGGTTTCAGCAGATGTGTCCATTAAATCATTTAATCCAAAATCTGATAGTTTCCTACTCATGGATTCAAGCTCAGATTTTAAAGCCTGCAATAGGCATTGCCTAGCCTCATTGTCTGACATGTGTTCTCTTTTGGTAAAATCCTCTTTGAGAGAATTCTCAAACTTTATGAATAACTGTTTTGGATTAATAGCATTACAGTGCACAAGTATGGTGCAGAACAACTGGCGCAAGGATATAGGCATGCAATAGAAACTTGCTTCTTCCAAACACTTTTCATTGCTGAGATCATCTTTAAGTAGGCCATATGCCAGAGCGGCTTCTCTATATGTATTATATAGGGTGCCCTCTACTGTTCGTAAGTCCTCGAATGAGGTTGGTCCTCGTACATGGTTCAACAATAGTCTTAAGTAATAGCGCTCACCTTCTGTTGGATTGGCTGTAATGATTCTTCCCACAACATTTTGGGCTCGGCGTCTATTCcacgttttgttttttttgttccagACATAAAAACAGGGAAATTCTTTATATAagagtttgttttcttttgcgAATTTGTCGTGTTTATTTGTGTAGAAGAATTGTGTCAGCATTGTTCTAGAGAAATAATCACTATTCTTAATATAATCTATTTTGGAGTTAGGGTTGAAAGCTACCATTTGGCAATGTTTTAAATGTAATTGTAGGCTTATCACTGCTGGATTCATATCATACAATGGAAATCTATAAATTCGCCACATCGCTTCGGGAGGTGACACCCATCGAGCCGTTTGAAATTGAGTAATTTCATCATATTCCTCATGATTTTGGGATGCCACAATTTTAAAAGCTACTTTATCGTGTCCTTTGTATATGTATTTATACAAATATTTGACAGCTTTGATCGTGGAACAGACTTCGACATTAATGTGGCAATCAAACATGGCTAATAAGTACGCATTGTATGGAACGACCCATCTATTATCAAGCATTTGGCCACGAATCTTTACTTGTTCACCAGTTTCTTTTCTTGTATATATTGGATATCCATCAGGTGCAATAATGGTTTCGTTGGTATATTTTCTAGGGTAATGGCTCTTGCATTTTCCGTTTTTCATACAGACGTTACTTGGATTCAAATCTCCACATGGTCCATGCATCATATGTTTAAGAACCATTGAATACAAATGTGGGTATTTGGCTTTGTCAGGTAATTCTGCTGAAATTAGTGCATTAAATTTCTCAGCTGTATTGAGTTTGTATCCTTTTTTTAGTATCAATAGTAGATGCACATGAGGCAAACCTCTTTTTTGGAATTCAATAACGTATGTGTATGCTGCGACCTGTCCAAATAAGGCCTTTTTGATCACTTCTTTTTTAAGTAATTCTAATTTGCTCTTGAAAATTCTGGCTATTAGGTCTGGCCTATTTTGTGCGTCTTCATGCGGTTGAAGTTCATCTATAATTTCACTCCAGTGTGGATTACAAGTCATTGTTAAGAAAATATCTGGTTTGCCAAATTTTTCTACCAATGCCATTGCATCTAAAAATCTCTTCCGCATATCTCTTGGGCCTCCTATAAATGTACCTGGTAAAATAATTCGctttccaattttttctccTCTCGATTCACCCTTTGATATGCTGTCTATTATGCCTTGATACAAGTCTGCTCGTATCTCATCCTGTTTGTTTCTAAAATAGTCTAATCTCGAAGTTTCAATCTTAACATACATGTCAACAGCAAATTGCTGCAATAGCCGGCCCGACTGAAGAATAATTGAATCGATAGTTGGCCGGATTTGGAATCGGTATGCATAGAACTCCCTAGCTGAGACCATGTTGTCCTTGGTCGAATTTTCCTCATATACTgattaaacaaaaagaatatttAGGATATGGGTACTTTTAATTGGCGTATCCTAACTTAAGTACTGATTTTGATTTAGATATAGGACTGGATATAGTACCTAGGGATTCTGTTGCGATCAGATCTTCGGATGTTGTAGAGTGAATTGGTAAAACAGATCCTTGACCACGGGAGAATGCTCCTAATTGTTTTTCTGACACTTTCTTTATACCTTGATGCCATCCAGGTTCGCCCAGGGGAAATAACAATGGGTACTGCAAGGGGTCGTAGCATCCATAATAATAGCGAATCCTTTGACTGTGTCCATCATGTGTGTGGACTAAGATATCTCGCTCTTTGAAATATGATCTTTCTTCGTTCTCACACCAAATTGCAGCTACTTGAGAAGCCGAGGGTGCACTCATAGTTCCAACGTCTAATATTGGATCGGCTCGAATTCTTATTTCATGATTATCAAGGTTTGGTATTTCATGTAAGCTCCGAAAGAACTTTGAATATGGATTTTCATCCAGAATTTTTATAAGTTTGGTGACGTTGTCTCTATCTAGTGTCTTTGTGAAGTccattctattttcaatttctttatGAGTATCATGAAAATAAAGCTGCAAGAAAGAAGGAGCGCGGTTTGTAGGATAAAGACTATTTATGTAGTGGCAAACTTGTCCTTGGGCTCGGAAAGTATAGATTCCTTTGTTATTTGTTGCATACTTTGGATCAAGGTTAACTCTGAGAGAGGTGAATGCAAAGTTGTTGTTATATGCTCGGATATTATGTAGGAAATCCTTCGACCTATCACTTTCGCCATTGTAAAGTTCTAATAAATTGTCGGGAATATTGACAGAGTAAAGTTTTACTTTCCCTTTCGAGCAACAGAAATTGTCAGATTCACTTGGGAATCTTTTTGCGAAGCAAAATCTACATTCTGGTACATTGGGCAATCTATGTGGTTCAGTTGGAATGGTACGCCGCTGGAAATTGGATTTCTGCGTAGTCTGTCTTGTTTTTGGTAGCGCATGTTTTTTCTGTGCATCACCTGTGCACACGGTGAAATACTTAAAGTTAGGTCAAACCAAGTTCTATCGAATAGTTGGAATTTAGGGGGTTCGCAGTTTTTAGATTCATACGGTTTGGTTGAAGTGTCCCAGAAGCTCGATTTGAGGTTTCACCTGAATAACATGGTAAGAAATCAATTGAATGTACTTTAAGGTTTAGGTACACTGCATATATGTTAACTACATATTTGTTTATGAAATCAGAAAGTACCTATTTCATATGCTGAAGGTGCTATAGCATCTAGGGAGATTGAGTTGCCATTTTGGTGGTCGGAAGTAGTTGTTGTAGCTGAATCATTTAAGGTATTGTCATATTGTGGAATTGGCAAGggtatgtttttcttttcttttttcagtttGCGCAATTCTCTCTGTCGTGCATTAAGCTGATCTTTTTTTTCTCGGGGCAACTCATAGTAAGATGGTTGTGtagatcttctttttttttcgctGTAGATTccggttttctttttcttcttgggTTAATTCAGAGTATGGTGTGcgtgttctttttcttctttccataTAGTTTAAACAAAGTGTCTTCTTATGTGTAAATTCATTAGCTTCTACTAATAACAATAAGTATAACCTGTATATTTAGAAATGGATTCTATGTTAATGAATGAAGCATACCACCTTACACAGTCTACCAACGCTGTAATTCATCTACGATACACAACAAATAAGTATAACAAAGGCGGATCAATTTCCCATGGTTTTTTCAGGAGAGAATATATGACATAGTTTGTAATGGTGTTCTGTTGAAGTGCTAACCTGTGGGAACCTTACGAATATGTGAGTGTGCAGCAACAGCTGATCACAATTCCTCTGCAAATTAGTACCTGTTAAAACTGGAAGTATTTAAGATATGAACGTTTTTATAATACATAGATTTGATTCTAGTCATCGAAGTACTCATTTATTGCATTGTGCATTTATACAATTGGCTACATGCATTTATGCAACATTACCTTCAGCTCTACACTCTGTCCAGTGTACTAACAAGAAGCTGAATGCAGGTATTTATAGATTTACAAAGGAGCAGTAAATAATAACTAAATGGTAAGTTGTATTTTGCTGTGTAGCAAATGGAATGATGAAAGATTTGAATAGTTGAAGCTGGCAATCAATACTCATGTAAAAAAGCTGCAGTTTACTCATACCTACATTAAATGCAGCCGTTTATGTGTACTACAATCACTGTTAATGATCAGATGTGACAATTCAAATAGCTGACTTCACTCTTAGTTGATTTTCtttgtatttaaaatttttggatagTACTTGACCCTTGATTTCAGGCGATTCAGTAATGAAGTGTACCATGTCAGTCATGATTTCATTACATTCAACCGCTTAATGCATTCCTAGGTTCCTAAACATTTAGTTAAATAACTGTTCGACTGCCAATGCTAATAGCACTAAACAAGGAATACTATTCTAGTTGTATCTAATTTATCATATGCTCTAATATGTTCCAAAAGCTTCAGATACATTAGACAGATATTTTAGATGGCCAATGGACCCAAAATAATCTGATTCATTCATTTGTAGCTGCTTCAGGTCCGTGACAAATCCAATTGCAGATACGCTCGCAGTCGTTCCCGAAAAATACCATGCTACTGCTGGAGTTTCATCCATTTACAAATGAGCTGTCCGGGCAGCCACCTGTTACTACTACACTTCATGTCCAGCTGTGTGCAATCCATTTAGGTAGTTATTTAGGCTAACTGCAGTCAACTGCTGCTGCTTTGCTATTAGCCTAGCTGCTGCTGTCGTTTTGGTACTCAAAAACTGTGTGATGCAGTTTGCTGCTATAATGGTAGCAAATAGCTGTTGTTTTGCTGCTAATTGTCTTCAGCAAATTGAGAAAGTTTGCTGCTGCAGCTGATTGAAGTAACAGCAAGTGTAAACTTCATCTTTTGTGTATACCTTTTTTGGGCATGTGTTTCTCTACCATTTGTTAAATGGAATGAAAacctttgtttttgtcttttttcttcttggggtatgccccttgcaAGCTGTATATTCGCTTAGCCTTTTTCCTATTTCAAGGtaaattaccccaaaaaaaaatatggatgcCTCAATCTAAGATGAAACTCAAGTAAAAATTGGGTAAGGTTTGCATTGAAACCATTGCAGACCATGGGTATTGTGTAGATACGCCTGCATTTACGTACAAATCTCTAAGCTTCTTATGGCAGAAATGAAATACCATCAAACATTAGTATTAATTACACTGACCATCATTGGCCACAAAATATTAAGTTTGGCACAGTTACAAGCATATCTCATAGAAGATACGAAATAGAGCATTGGACATTAGGATTAAGTACACTTACCATCATTAGCcaaataatattaaattttgGCAGAGCCACAAGTTAAGTAATACAAAAGTATAGAAAGCATTCATGTTGGCTAATAAATTCCAAAAGCTTTGCAGATATTAAACAGATACTGTAGATGACCAATACACTTCTCAAAACGAACTAACCCATTCCTTTCTAGCTGCTTCACGCGCACGTCAATACCAATTGCAGATACGCTCACAGTCATTCCAGCCAAATACCATGCTGTGCAGATGCAAACATATATCTGGACTAAGCACCAAAATATCACCAGCAATCATAAGATGTGCTTGCAGAAATTGAGTCCAGCCATGGCCAGTGATACAACCGTCTACATACTGAACAATCCATTGTCTGTCTTTACACACCAGTGTAAAGTCTTCACGACCATGTACTTGGAACGAATTCTTGAAGTGCTCAGGCATTTTctacgtaaaaaaaaatacatactttAAGTATGGATTGACTATGCAAACATAAGAATGCATTAAATTTATCCTCCTTACCAATTTCTGCAGATCGTCAACTGTAAGCACTACATAACACCTTAGATCATGTCTAGAGGCTCGGAAACTACGTGGAGGACAAGCAGTACGCATAATAGCTTCACCAAATGTAAATGACATtgttaatttctataaataatGATATACTATaagcaataaaattttaatctAAATAATCTTACATCCATTTGCATTGCAAAGTTCTTGCTCACTATCCCAATTAACTGGAGCATTTGGTTGTTCAATTGGAAGAACAGTAGACCAGTCATAATTGAGTTCGCAGCCATGTTCATCAAACACAAAAAGATCAAACTGAAGGTGACCCACACATCCAAACAACAGTACATAGTCTTGATGCATGTCATGCTCCCGTACAATGTCATACCATCCTTCTCTTAACTTGCCATTTTTAAGCTTGACAAACCAACGTCTACTACCACTGTTAATAATAGCAACTGCTTGTCGTGGTGAACAAAGAAATGGCATCACATTGTTTGGTATTTTCTGCATAATGCAAAGTAACCGTGAAGATTTGGGGATTTTTGTATGCTTAATCAGACCACAGGGAATGAGATAAACCTTACCACTTTCATGTGGGTGTGGATATGAGTGATGTAGGAAATGAACCAAGAGGGTTGCTGTGCTATATAGTAGAGCAGAAGACCATTAGCTCACTTGTTAACATAGTGTATGATATGAACATAAAGTTTCATAACTTGAAATTTCGAATTATGTTGCGTAAAACTTACGAACTAAATTCACATCGGCACTTGGAGGAGTAAGCAAAGTATTCAAAGACCGGAGATGCGGTTCAATGAACTTGGGATTAACAATTAAGATTGATCGCAGCCAGTCGTAAAAGTTTGCAGAGTTGTTCCATCGAAATACTTCTCCAAGTTCAAACAGACTTGAATACTTCTTAATGAAAGTCCAATCAGCAGAATACCATATGCCATGATGCTCATGTACTACTTGTCCCACTTTTACACCTTTGTTCCTCTTATCGATAAGAAAGTATTCATTTCGGACACGTAGGATACGCACAAAGTTGCGACAGGTAGAAGCCAACTGATCTTGAATAGTCATAGCCATGGGAAACTTAAAGTACCTTTAAATGTTCAGAAGAACATCAGGCGCAATTACAATTTGAAGTTAACAATATGATAATAACAAGAGAGGAATAAAATcattcaattttattacaaataaGCAAGTCTTACGATATAAAGCCACATGAGCCTAATTCCACCTCATGAAGATGTTGAAAAATATACGTAAAGTTTAGCATATGTGCTCACAATACTCATCATAAGCAGAATACAACTACACTATCTCAAAAGCTGAATGCTGCGGTGAAATTCTTTCGAATCATGCTACATCCCGTCCTCTTGCTCCATCAATTTCAGTTTGAACCATTTGATCGCATTGGCGCAAAAGAGTCAATGTTGTGTTTTGTTCTAACGCATCTGTCAGTAATTTATTGCCAATAGCTGTAGATTTTAGAATGCGAACCAATTCAATGACTTCATCCCTAAGCCATTCGTAATTCTGATTAGTTTCATTATTAACAGAAGACTCTGAGCCTGATCTTTGGTTGTCCAGCGTAACAGCAACAGGGGATGCATGTGATTCCTCTGGCCGTGGAAGAATTTTTTGTAGTAGTGGCCATGAATGTGccttcattttttaaaactttccaGGCAAAGGTCCCTAAAAGAGGGCATTAGATATTAATAAAGATTGCAATCTATTTTCTTTggaaaataaatacaaaatcgAGGATAAAAAAGGGTTTTCGATTTATGTAAACCTGTTGATTCAGTCAAAATATTAAATGCTCTCAAATTGGGTAACTTGTTGGATTCAACCATGATAGCAAGATGGTTAATCCACTACGTTCATCATTTCAAGTGGCACTAATGAACTAAACATACAATTCTCTTATTATAAAACACAAAGCTTAAACAATACAGATTAGAACAAatattcaatcggaaaatgggaaACCTAAAAGATAGGAAATCATGCACCTGCTTTCTTATAGGCTTAATCGAGCCGCTAATTAGGCAATGACAAATGCTGTGTTTGTTTTGAAGCTTGAAATGCTGCTTACAATAGTGGTCTCAGTGGGAAAAGCTCAAGAAATCCGCACAACTTCGGTTTCCCATTTTGAGGTGTGGCTACCGCAGTATATTGATGAGAAAAGCAAATGTGGCAATTAACGAAGAGGAAGACAGTGATCGTGTACCCGAAAAGAAGGGGAGGAAATCATAGCCAGCGCCGTTCAAAGACCTGAATTTCTGGTACTCATGTCGGCAACTGTCAGCACAGTATATTTTCAACGAAACAGTAAATTTTATCCCGTGCTGCACAGTTGGTGGAATAGTTGCTGCACATGGTGACTATTGTGTCCTTTTTTTTAACTGGCAAAAAAGTGGAAGGGGCGACAAACGTAATAATCCCCTTGCGTAACCATGGAAGCTCCCTATCCGTGGTCAAATGTTCGGTTCGAGTTATAATTACTATCTGCGAGTATAGATTGCCACTACAGTATCAGCTAAGTACAGGATGACAATGAAACAAGTCCCCCATTTCGCTGCCACTGATAAGACTTGAACCCAAATCTTGTTTGGGAATGAAGAAGGCTTTTGCCATCCAGGCTACCACAATTGGTGGCACTATTATGTTTTTAGAATAATTTTCTATCAGTTACATTCGAACTAAGTTCATTCCAGCTACATTGAACGTTTAAAatacaaccaaacaaaatccaaaagaaatGACCAAGTTTTGCTTAGGGATTCTTAAAATAACTACTAATTTAGGAATAAATATTTATTGTGGGAATTAAAGATAACTTAGCATAAAGGAATGAGTTATTTCGTAAAGCGAagtattatgagaaaatgatCTGTTTTGTGATGCCAAAAACTAAGAATCTTAGCTGCCTTATTTCATACACTCGGGGGAGGTATTATAAGTGATGCGTGCAGTATCGTATTACACACATTCGAGTCATCGGATTACGGTATCGCCACCTCCAGTCCGTCAGATTATGCATCCGATGACTCAGATCTCATATTGGCAACCAACGATTAAGAGTCGTACATAACCGATACAAGATCCAAGCCATTGGAATATATAGATATTTTATATATAACACTCAAATTTAACTAaaattgaatataaaaaaaaaacatacaaaaagcccaaaaattcaGTTCTTTACAATGAAGGCTAAATAGTTATATTTGTACACTTAtaaatttagtttttatttCCCTCGTGCCTTAAAAGTCCCAAATGGGGTCTTTACAAGTTTCATATCTGATATGATATATGGTTTATagaatgtcaaaaaaataaaacggCAATCATATGTGGTCTCATATTTTGGGAAGAGTATCTCTGAAAGCGAGAACCAtaactattattattttaaatgtTTTACTTAAAACCTTTGAATTTACCCAAAGGAAAGACAGTTTCGTTAGATGAACGTTTCATGAATCTACCACTTAATATCTCAGGAATTATTTCTCATTGTCCATTTCATTCTAGTTCTGAGATGTTGACCATCGTTGGTCATCGTAGAGCTGTCCTACGTtcatattttttacaaaaatccccttatttgaatttgaatccaCATCATCTCATCAACGCTAGGTTGAATTTaacataaaattaattttgCATCTGCTTTCAAATATGAGAACAATATGGATAGCATTTCCTTTTGTACACTTCTTCTATGTGCTTAGTTCGCTCTGCGAATTCAGaagtaatatttaccgatattcattggagctgattttttacaaggctctataaaataatattaaaaaatttatggatatctttttagatttttgtagaATCCGAAATGGGCCtaaacgtgttttttttttttgcgtggtTCTCTATAAATCTTCCATGCAAACAGGAGGACTCTTGTTTGGATGggaacttcaaaaaaaatttcaactcaaattACACTCATTATTCTTGTTAATCGGACATCAATTGACAAATAATCGGAGATAgataatcggagatgattttGGCAATCAGAAAGCATTTTGCTTATAGGTATAATAGAAAAGGTACCATCAATCTGACATGGAACCAAGGAATTTGGTAATTCCACGCTGTTAACATCATAAGCAACATAAAAAAATGAAGCCAAATATAACCATTCTTTTGCATTACAGTGACTGAGCAAAACATTTACTCCAGGGCACAAGCTGTATGGAAACCAAGATTGCAACACCATATACACGAGACATTGTTGCACGAGCGCACACAAGTCATCTATTGGCTCACGATTTAGCATACCAAGCACAGTGCTGGAAACATCATGAAACAATGGCACTGTTGAATCCCATATTGACTGCCatttaaaaaaagggaaaaagaaccTACGGATTACGGCCATTTCTATGCCATGACTGGACTTTGGGAATACCCACAACCCATTTTTCCACAGAGATCATCTTTGGCCCTGGACAAAACCCTCTAATTCTCTCTGCCCAAACATCCTTCCAAGAGAAGTCACATCCTTAGATCTCGCCGCAAAGTAAAATATCAGGCAAGCTATCATGAAGTAAACCTCGACTCTTGATTGGCACACTGTTGCAGCTTGCAAACAACATCCCAAAATACTGAGCCAATGTCCATCTGGTAAATGACCCATAAAGCAGAAACTCCAAACACCTCATAACACCAGCTTGCTTAAACATTGTTGATAACAAATAAAACCCTTTCTTCATAATTTCTCTCCCACTCCTCTTTGAGTCCGTGATAGCAACCCAAGAATCCACAGCGAAAAAAATTTCGACAACCAAGTCTGATAAAATCCACACAAACAAAAACCCTGCAGTGTCCTTCTCAAATCCCCTAACCTATTGATTCGTAAGCGAGAAAGGCATCAACATCAACCCCAAGTACGAGGAGGATCTTTTTCCTACACAGAAATTGTTGGCAAAATGATTTGGTTAATTCTCAGATCTTTGGTTGCATGCCAGGGGAAAATATTTCATACCTTCCTTAATACAACTACTCCAACTCCAACGAAGACACGGGCAATACTACCAAGGGTTAATATGCTCTAACCCATTTTACTCCAATACAACCATTCCAATATAGCCCAAATCAGTAACAACAACATACAAAAAATCTCGAAGCTCCAAAAGAAGGAATTCTATCAGTATGGCAAGGCATCTGCTGGGAAACAATCTCCTTTGGTCGCAAATCAAGCGTAGCATGTGCACCTGAAATAGAAATAGTGCCCAAAACGTCATCCTCCAGATTACATCTAAAGGTTCTCACAAAGTCCTGCATAATAGTTTATACATTAATAGAAACATAGcaaaataacaatgacaatACCATAATACACTAAACCACATGATCCAAACCTCATTTATCTACCTAACACTGCTATAAACATGGCTAAAACCTACCAAATAGTTTCTTTCCACCCAAAATGTAGTTAAAATAACCATTCTCAACCCCAATATTTAATATACTTCCTCTCCCATAAAAGAACAACAAGCTATTGATCTTTGAAACACCGAACAACCAACTCACTTTAGTCTGAAAAGCATTTCTTCAATCACTTtgtttcattcaattttttcctccaggTGGGAAAGGAGAGTGGCCTAGACATATTGATAGAAGCATCAAAACGATAAAAATCCCCATTACAAAATGCAGTTCATTTTCTGACAAACTGAAACTCATCCATGGACTGCTTTTGAATTTGGTTCGACAAATTTCTCTGGTTGGGCTTATTAATTCAATCAAGTTCATACAGCTTGCCACTCTGTTATTTCATTTCTCAATTCCATCCAAAGCCATGCCAGGATTTGCAGAAACAAAGAGATTCATAGGCAGTGTCCAAGTGCCAGTATTTCCATAAACAAACAGATTCATAAGCACTGTCAAAGAATATATGAGGAAATCAACCAATATTTGTGCATACTTTAACGGAAATGTATGCTCGTAAGCGGAAATCTACCAAGATACTTCGCACAGCAAGCTATATTAGAATACTTTTTGTACCACCAAAGACAGGAGGCCATGGCTTTATTACTCACTGTAAAGTACAAACAAAGTTATGGTTAATATACAGCAATCcccaaacaaaacacacataGAGAAGTTCGGCATGACCGAGTATTGTTTGAGAAAATACATTTCCAGAGTACTGTatgttttcatttatttatataaatatatatatatatatatatagagagagagagagagagagagagagagagagagagagaaagagaacacATTCCCACAAAAGATTCAGCCTGCACATGTGATTGGAAACTTACAAGGTTCAATCTTCAATCCCAGGGGGAAAAAGCCCCTCCTTACATAGCTTTTGCCGACTTGCCTCATCCAGTAATTTTGAAATCCTTTCTGTATTTTCTTGAATCCCTTTAATTCTTCCTAAAGAGGCACTTAAGTTTCAGAATTCAAAATGTAAAGGCTGCACTCAAACGATACCAATGAGAAAAAATCCATCGCTTGCGGTAAATGTACAGGCAAATGCAAGAGAATGGAGAACTTCAAAGGGT contains the following coding sequences:
- the LOC131326021 gene encoding uncharacterized protein LOC131326021, with translation MSFTFGEAIMRTACPPRSFRASRHDLRCYVVLTVDDLQKLKMPEHFKNSFQVHGREDFTLVCKDRQWIVQYVDGCITGHGWTQFLQAHLMIAGDILVLSPDICLHLHSMVFGWNDCERICNWY